A stretch of Suncus etruscus isolate mSunEtr1 chromosome 9, mSunEtr1.pri.cur, whole genome shotgun sequence DNA encodes these proteins:
- the LOC126018656 gene encoding olfactory receptor 5W2-like, with amino-acid sequence MAMENCTVFTEFVFLGLSSRQDVQLGLFVFFLFVYGTTVVANVGMILLIKMDSRLQTPMYYFLSNLSFCDVCYSSSVSPKMLADFLSEKKRIQYNVCSIQMYTFCAFGDTECLLLAVMAYDRYVAICNPLLYTVAMSRRFCTLLVFLTYILGFLDSAVHTCLVFRLSFCNSNIINHFLCDFPPMLALATSDTFINEIMLFILGSIIFGCSVFTVLLSYSYIIATILRIKSAEGRRKAFSTCASHLCTVALFHGTLLYMYLRPSSSYSMDTDKITSVFYTVVIPVLNPLIYSLRNKDVKDALRKTISTKLCHQ; translated from the coding sequence ATGGCAATGGAGAACTGCACTGTATTTACTGAGTTCGTTTTCTTAGGGCTTTCTAGCAGACAGGATGTGCAACTTGGACTCTTtgtgttctttctctttgtttatggAACAACTGTGGTTGCCAATGTAGGGATGATCTTGCTCATCAAGATGGACTCCAGACTCCAAACACCCATGTACTATTTCCTGAGTAACCTGTCTTTCTGTGACGTCTGTTATTCCTCCTCAGTCTCACCCAAGATGCTGGCTGATTTCTTATCTGAGAAAAAGAGGATCCAATATAATGTATGTTCCATACAAATGTATACATTTTGTGCATTTGGTGATACTGAATGTCTATTGTTGGCTGTCATGGCATATGATCGCTATGTAGCTATTTGCAATCCACTTCTTTATACAGTTGCAATGTCCAGAAGATTCTGTACCCTGCTGGTTTTCCTCACCTATATCTTGGGCTTTCTAGATTCTGCAGTCCACACTTGTTTAGTTTTCCGGTTGTCCTTCTGCAATTCCAATATAATCAATCACTTCTTATGTGACTTTCCTCCCATGTTAGCTCTTGCCACCTCAGATACATTTATTAATGAGATAATGTTATTCATACTTGGTTCCATTATTTTTGGTTGCAGTGTCTTCACAGTCCTCCTCTCTTACAGCTACATTATAGCTACCATACTTAGAATAAAATCAGCTGAGGGGAGACGAAAAGCTTTCTCTACCTGTGCCTCTCACCTTTGCACAGTGGCTCTCTTTCATGGCACACTTCTCTACATGTACTTGCGACCTAGCTCCAGTTATTCCATGGACACTGACAAAATTACTTCTGTTTTCTACACAGTTGTCATCCCTGTGTTAAACCCATTGATCTATAGCTTAAGGAATAAGGATGTGAAAGATGCCCTGAGAAAAACAATCAGCACTAAATTATGTCATCAGTAG